A part of Aspergillus flavus chromosome 5, complete sequence genomic DNA contains:
- a CDS encoding EthD domain-containing protein, which produces MVFKALLYITRKPGTTPTEFKTHYETVHLPLIQKLAGADFPLSHRRLYLARPAPGEDNSFPAAVLIGNQDDFAFDAIVELTFTDEAAFKVFFTRRQEAGTKELVDADEEKFLDQTKFKAVVLGEVHETTS; this is translated from the coding sequence atGGTCTTCAAAGCCCTCCTCTACATAACCCGCAAACCGGGCACCACCCCCACCGAATTCAAAACCCACTACGAAACCGTGCACCTGCCACTCATCCAAAAGCTCGCAGGCGCCGACTTCCCTCTCTCGCACAGACGTCTCTACCTTGCACGCCCCGCCCCCGGCGAGGACAACAGTTTCCCGGCGGCGGTGCTGATCGGCAACCAGGACGATTTCGCCTTCGATGCGATTGTGGAGTTGACGTTTACGGATGAGGCGGCGTTTAAGGTGTTTTTTACGCGGAGACAGGAGGCGGGGACCAAGGAGTTGGTGGATGCTGATGAGGAGAAGTTTTTGGATCAGACGAAGTTTAAGGcggttgttttgggggaGGTTCATGAGACTACTAGTTAG